The Arabidopsis thaliana chromosome 5, partial sequence genomic interval TAGCTGCCCAAACTCTGTTTTACAAAATCCCAAACCAAACAAGTTATCATTCATGATCGCTTTCGTTATattcattctctcttttctctttccatttTGGCTCCCACCGACGTCATCAATCTCTACCGGAGACTTCCGCCGATTCTCACAccgttcttcttctctccttccgATTCCGGATTCCAATTTcgttccttttttgttttctctcaaaacccctaaattttcttcctttcttcgATCTGGATTTTTTGTGTTCCCCAAATTTCAAGACTTTGATCTGATTCCTTCTAAGATTTCTCCAAAGCaaagatcttttttttgttttttgggatCTCTGTATTGTTGATGGGCACAACTAGGGTCTGCTCGGAGGTTTCTTCTGGATCTTCGAAATCGCTTAGCCAATCTCTCACGGTATCGACCTCTACCACAGAAACAGTCAATGGTTTCCATGAATTCAAGATCTGTGGGTACTCTCTCGCTAAAGGTGTTGGTGTCGGCAAATACGTCGCTTCCGATACGTTTATGGTCGGTGGTTACTCGTGGGCAATCTACTTTTATCCAGATGGGAAGAGTCCGGAGGATAACTCGTCTTACGTTTCTTTGTTCATAGCTCTTGCTAGCGAAGGAGCTGATGTTAGGGCTTTGTTTGAGCTCACGCTTGTGGATCAGAGTGGTAATGGGAAGCATAAGGTTCATAGCCATTTTGGTAGAGCTCTCGATAGCGGTCCCTATACTCTCAAGTATCGTGGAAGCATGTGGTGAGTAAATTATCTCTCTCTATGCATGGAAAGTTTCTACCTTGCTATAGTAGTTCACGAGTTTTGTGATGAATTTAGGATTGTGATAGAGTGGTATGTTCTGGTTGCTTACAATGTTGATAATGTCTTTGTTGGTTGCTTGGTTTAGGGGATACAAGCGGTTTTTCAGGAGGTCCAGTCTAGAATCGTCGGATTATTTGAAGGAGAATAGTCTCTTGGTTAGGTGCCGTGTGGGTGTGGTGAAGTCAGTTACGGAGGGACCGAGGTATTACAATATCCCTGTGCCAGTTTCTAACTTGGGACAACAGTTGGGAAATTTATTGGAGAGTGGGAAAGGCTGTGATGTTGTTTTCCAAGTTGATGGAGAAACCTTCAACGCACACAAATTGGTTCTTGCAACGCGTTCCCCGGTTTTCAACGCACAGCTTTTTGGCCCTTTAGGAGACCGAAATACCAAATGCATAACGATAGAAGACATGGAAGCACCCATTTTCAAGGTCCTCCCTTTAACTCTCTTGCTGTGATTTCATCTGTTAGATAAGGGAATGTCTAAGTAGAGTATCTACAGTCAATTTGGTTTTACATGGTCTTATAGGAAGAGATAGATTTCTTGGTTccttgccttttttttttcttttcgggTGAGTGATGGTGGTGTCATACAGGATTGTCTATTCACGGATGTACCATCCGGGATCTTCTCCTGGGGCGCTACTCCTATTCTCGAGTTTACTCACCCGGGATAAGGTTCTTTCTTTctgcttctcttcttgttttctatgTAGCTAATACATGGACATATCACATATCTATGTGTTTATGCGTCTTaattcctttttctcttaGCCGTATTTATGTGAGTCAACTAGATGAACAAATTGTGTCTTCAGCATATTAGAGAGGTTGACTTgagggtttagagtttaaaATTACGCGGGCGTATTTGACTGTAGAAACTTCATGTTGTATGATGTAAAAGTATGAATTTCTCCGTTTCCCATTGTTGCTTATTATGAGTTCGGGCTCAGATCCTCACTCCTGGTAGTTTTGATCTGGATGTTTAACCTGACACAAACCCTTCTTCTATGTTGTTTTATTGCTGTTTTGCAGGTATTGCTCCATTTTATCTACTGGGACGAATTGCCTGATATGCAAGAGTTAATAGGAACAGACTCTACATTGGCGTCTACTCTTGTGGCTCAGCATCTACTAGCAGCGGCAGACCGTTATGCTCTTGAGCGGCTTAAAGCAATCTGTGAGTCAAAACTCTGTGAAGGGGTTGCCATAAACACGGTTGCAACTACTTTGGCCCTAGCAGAGCAGCATCATTGTTTGCAGCTAAAAGCAGTGTGTCTCAAATTCGTGGCACTGCCAGAGAACCTGAAAGGTAAACACAcaagatctttctttttaatcgATCTGAATCAACTCTGTTCACATGATGAGACTTGTGTCtgttttttcccttttgttATGATCAGctgtgatgcaaacagatggGTTTGATTATCTGAAAGAGAGTTGCCCATCTTTACTAACGGAGCTATTGCAGTATGTGGCGAGGCTAAGTGAACACTCTGTTATAGTATCTGGACATCGAAAAGAAATATTTGCCGATGGTTGTGACGCGAGTGGAAGACGAGTGAAGCCCCGGTTGCACTGAatgggagagaaagaagaaagatttgtGCATTGTATAATCTCTGTTATGGATAATGGCTGATCTAATCGGATCT includes:
- the BPM1 gene encoding BTB-POZ and MATH domain 1 (BTB-POZ and MATH domain 1 (BPM1); CONTAINS InterPro DOMAIN/s: TRAF-like (InterPro:IPR008974), BTB/POZ (InterPro:IPR013069), MATH (InterPro:IPR002083), BTB/POZ fold (InterPro:IPR011333), Kelch related (InterPro:IPR013089), BTB/POZ-like (InterPro:IPR000210), TRAF-type (InterPro:IPR013322); BEST Arabidopsis thaliana protein match is: BTB-POZ and MATH domain 2 (TAIR:AT3G06190.1).); amino-acid sequence: MGTTRVCSEVSSGSSKSLSQSLTVSTSTTETVNGFHEFKICGYSLAKGVGVGKYVASDTFMVGGYSWAIYFYPDGKSPEDNSSYVSLFIALASEGADVRALFELTLVDQSGNGKHKVHSHFGRALDSGPYTLKYRGSMWGYKRFFRRSSLESSDYLKENSLLVRCRVGVVKSVTEGPRYYNIPVPVSNLGQQLGNLLESGKGCDVVFQVDGETFNAHKLVLATRSPVFNAQLFGPLGDRNTKCITIEDMEAPIFKVLPLTLLLIVYSRMYHPGSSPGALLLFSSLLTRDKVLLHFIYWDELPDMQELIGTDSTLASTLVAQHLLAAADRYALERLKAICESKLCEGVAINTVATTLALAEQHHCLQLKAVCLKFVALPENLKAVMQTDGFDYLKESCPSLLTELLQYVARLSEHSVIVSGHRKEIFADGCDASGRRVKPRLH
- the BPM1 gene encoding BTB-POZ and MATH domain 1 (BTB-POZ and MATH domain 1 (BPM1); CONTAINS InterPro DOMAIN/s: TRAF-like (InterPro:IPR008974), MATH (InterPro:IPR002083), BTB/POZ fold (InterPro:IPR011333), BTB/POZ (InterPro:IPR013069), Kelch related (InterPro:IPR013089), BTB/POZ-like (InterPro:IPR000210), TRAF-type (InterPro:IPR013322); BEST Arabidopsis thaliana protein match is: BTB-POZ and MATH domain 2 (TAIR:AT3G06190.1); Has 5705 Blast hits to 5596 proteins in 158 species: Archae - 0; Bacteria - 0; Metazoa - 3900; Fungi - 59; Plants - 1504; Viruses - 0; Other Eukaryotes - 242 (source: NCBI BLink).) → MGTTRVCSEVSSGSSKSLSQSLTVSTSTTETVNGFHEFKICGYSLAKGVGVGKYVASDTFMVGGYSWAIYFYPDGKSPEDNSSYVSLFIALASEGADVRALFELTLVDQSGNGKHKVHSHFGRALDSGPYTLKYRGSMWGYKRFFRRSSLESSDYLKENSLLVRCRVGVVKSVTEGPRYYNIPVPVSNLGQQLGNLLESGKGCDVVFQVDGETFNAHKLVLATRSPVFNAQLFGPLGDRNTKCITIEDMEAPIFKVLLHFIYWDELPDMQELIGTDSTLASTLVAQHLLAAADRYALERLKAICESKLCEGVAINTVATTLALAEQHHCLQLKAVCLKFVALPENLKAVMQTDGFDYLKESCPSLLTELLQYVARLSEHSVIVSGHRKEIFADGCDASGRRVKPRLH